GCCGTTGCGCCCTCCCCTCCGGCGTGGTAGTATAGCCGTCGTCAAGCGTGCCCGTAGCTCAGCTGGATAGAGCGTTGGCCTCCGGAGCCAAAGGTCAGGCGTTCGAATCGCCTCGGGCACGCCATAATTTTGAATCAGCGAACTCCGAAAGAGTTTCAGACAAAAACAGAGCCGGATTGGCCTCGAAGCAGAGGCTATCCGGCTTTGCTGTTACTCTGAAGTCGAACTTGCGGAAGAAGTTGACGAGCTCCTCCGGCGTCGCTCGCTCAATGGTTCCCCGGACGAACTCTACGGCCCGGGCCTTCATGGCGTCGGAGACCGCTTTCCCTTCTGAACTTCGGTGAAGCCCCCCTTGGCTGCCATGATGTCCCCTCTCCTTTTCGGGATCCCATCATACAGCCCGGCTTCAACGGCAACGTGGCTCACTGTCCCGTTTTCTAGGTCCACGGCACATCGTTTTACCAAACAGATGCAAACACCACGAGGGGGCTCCGGCGGAAATCCGCCGGAGCCCCCTCGTGCGTCGAAAGGGACCCGCTACTTCAGCCCCGAGTAGATGATGATGATGATCGCCGCCGGGGCGACGACGCGCAGGATCCACAGCCAGGGGACCAGAAGGGGAAAGGGCACCTGCCCGTCGTTGGTGACCTCCGATTTGACCTTGTCGCAGACGACCCATCCGGCGAAGAGGCAGATCAGGATGCCGCAGACGGTGAGAAGGATGTTGGAGCAGAGCCAGTCCAGGCCGTCCAGGAAACCCTGCCCGAAAAGCCGGATGTCGACGGCCCCGTTGGAAAGGGCCGAAGGGATGCCCATCAGAAAGACGGCCAGGCCCATGACGACGCTGGCCCTGGGACGGCTCCACCGTAGCTCGTCCATGCCGTAGGAGACGACGACCTCGAAGAGAGAGACGGCCGACGTGAGGGCGGCGATGAAAAGGAGGGAGAAAAAGAGCGCCGACCAGAGAGCGCCGCCCCACATCTGAGAAAAGACGGCCGGCAGGGTGATGAAGGTCAGGCCGGCACCGGCGCCGGCGTCGACGCCGAAGGCAAAGACCGTGGGGAAGATGACGAGACCTGAGAAAAAGGCCACGAGGGTGTCCAGAAAGGTCACCATCGCCACCGACTTGGGGATGCTCTCCTTCTTGTTGAGGTAGCTGCCGAAGGTCACGAGGATGCCCATTCCCAGGGAAAGAGAGTAGAAGGCCTGCCCCAAGGCATCGATGAAGGTCGCTCCCGTCACCTTGGAAAAATCGGGTTTGAGGTAGAAGGCCACGCCCTCGGCCGCTCCCGGAAGGGTCAGGGCCCGGGCCATCAGGATCAGCAGGATGAAGAAAAGACCGGGCATGAGAACCTTGGCGAAGCGCTCGATGCCCTCACCGACGCCGCGGTAGACGATGCAGAAGACCGTCAGCATGAAAAGGAAAAAGGCGCTCATGACCTGGAAGGGACTGGCGATGAAGGAAAGGAAAACCCCCTGGGCCCCTTCGGCTCCATCAGCCGACATGAGCCCCGTGAAGGACTTGATGATGTAGGCCATCGTCCAGCCGCCGATCACGGCGTAGTAGGACAGGATGAGGAAGGCGACGATCAGACCGATCCAGCCCACGATCGGCCAGGCTCCGCCCTTGAGCACCCGGAAGGTCCCGACGGAGTTGCGCTTGGAGGCCCTGCCGAGAACCAGTTCGGCGAGCATGACCGAGGCGCCGATGGAAAAGACGATGGCCAGGTAGATCAGGAGGAAGGCCGCGCCCCCGTTCTTGCCCGCAACGTAGGGGAAACGCCAGATGTTGCCCAGCCCGACGGCCGATCCCGCCGCCGCAAGCAGAAAGCCGACCCGGCTTCCCCACTGTTCTCTTGGTGCGTCGTTCTGTCCCATTCTTCTCAAAGACCTCCTGTCTTTTCCTCCCTCTTCTCCGCTTCGCGGGAAGGGAACCATAAAAAAGCCGGGATCCGAAGATCCCGGCCTGAAGCTCAGCTGCCTGAAAGCTACGGACAGGCAAGCGCTCCAGGAAGGGACCTGGCGCCAATAAGGCCGAGCAGGCTAATCATGAGCGATACCGATACCCTGTCGAAACCCTTCATCCCAGTCCCTCCTCGGGCGCAACCGATATTGCAAAACAGTGTACTCGCGGAAGAGCAGAAAGACAAGCGACGCCAGTTCATACGCAATAGGTCGAAAATGGAGAAAAATGAAAATCAATCCACGGTAGATGCGTTTGAACCAGCACTGGAGAAAGTGGATTCGGAGCATCCGCTCGACCCAACCGGCGGACGGCCTCGTTCGTTTTTGGCATAGAAGGTGGCGATGAGCGCGCAGAGATATTTCCAATGGAAAACAGTTTTGAGCTCGAAAGAAAAACTTTTCCCGCCAGCCAGGTGGGCTGCCTCTATCTCGCGAAGGTCTGGGCGTCAGCAAAGGTTTTCTGTCGCAGATCTCGCGTCTTGCCCTCCGTGAAGAGAGAATGATGACAAAGTTGCTACGGCCCCATTCCAGCAGTTCATCGCTGATGCTACTCCATACGCTTTCT
The DNA window shown above is from Aminithiophilus ramosus and carries:
- a CDS encoding sodium-dependent transporter; the protein is MGQNDAPREQWGSRVGFLLAAAGSAVGLGNIWRFPYVAGKNGGAAFLLIYLAIVFSIGASVMLAELVLGRASKRNSVGTFRVLKGGAWPIVGWIGLIVAFLILSYYAVIGGWTMAYIIKSFTGLMSADGAEGAQGVFLSFIASPFQVMSAFFLFMLTVFCIVYRGVGEGIERFAKVLMPGLFFILLILMARALTLPGAAEGVAFYLKPDFSKVTGATFIDALGQAFYSLSLGMGILVTFGSYLNKKESIPKSVAMVTFLDTLVAFFSGLVIFPTVFAFGVDAGAGAGLTFITLPAVFSQMWGGALWSALFFSLLFIAALTSAVSLFEVVVSYGMDELRWSRPRASVVMGLAVFLMGIPSALSNGAVDIRLFGQGFLDGLDWLCSNILLTVCGILICLFAGWVVCDKVKSEVTNDGQVPFPLLVPWLWILRVVAPAAIIIIIYSGLK